In Alphaproteobacteria bacterium, a single genomic region encodes these proteins:
- a CDS encoding protein-L-isoaspartate(D-aspartate) O-methyltransferase — MSTDAHKIRLIMELRREGISDTRVLSAIEQVPREIFVPDNFRDQAYRNTALPIGGGQTISQPLIVAEMTVALALNDRLRVLEIGTGSGYQAAILAKLARRVYTIERHRELMSEAEARFDALKLRNITTRVGDGSKGWPELAPWERILVTAAAPDIPPVLADQLAVGGHMVVPVGGEGEEQHILRVTRTETGFETEKLWAVRFVPLVAGMPDEDEIPRN; from the coding sequence ATGAGCACCGACGCCCATAAGATACGGCTGATCATGGAGCTTCGCCGCGAAGGTATCTCGGATACCCGGGTTCTCTCCGCCATCGAGCAGGTACCGCGCGAGATTTTCGTGCCCGACAACTTTCGGGATCAAGCGTACCGGAACACCGCGCTGCCGATCGGCGGTGGACAGACGATCAGCCAGCCGCTGATCGTCGCCGAAATGACGGTGGCGCTCGCGCTGAACGATCGCTTGCGGGTTCTCGAAATCGGCACGGGATCGGGGTATCAGGCCGCAATTCTGGCGAAGCTCGCGCGCCGCGTTTACACGATCGAACGGCACAGAGAGTTGATGAGCGAAGCGGAAGCGCGATTTGATGCGCTTAAGCTGCGCAATATCACGACCCGGGTCGGCGACGGCAGCAAGGGCTGGCCGGAACTGGCGCCGTGGGAACGGATACTCGTCACCGCCGCAGCCCCCGATATTCCGCCCGTGCTGGCGGACCAGCTCGCGGTCGGCGGGCATATGGTCGTCCCGGTGGGCGGAGAGGGGGAGGAACAGCACATCCTTCGGGTCACGCGGACGGAGACCGGATTCGAGACCGAAAAGCTCTGGGCTGTCCGCTTCGTGCCGCTCGTCGCGGGCATGCCGGACGAGGACGAGATTCCCCGCAATTGA
- a CDS encoding ATP-binding protein: protein MSQGRLVTLLARMADALDRLAPKRENHVLPESGETTGQPADDAYIWTPETGRLAAVSSVNRIDLALIKGVNRQRETLLENTRRFALGYPANNALLWGARGMGKSSLVKAVHAAVNDESQAGAGRIALVEIHREDIATLPDLLKALRNSRRRCLLFCDDLSFDLADTGYKSLKAVLEGGIEGRPHNVLFYATSNRRHLMPRDMIENERSTAISPSESVEEKVSLSDRFGLWLGFHPCDQDIYLEIVRAYAAYFDLGDDGGLEDRSLEWAMTRGARSGRVAWQFIQDEAGRQGRILSPTG from the coding sequence ATGTCTCAAGGCCGGCTGGTCACGTTGCTCGCTCGGATGGCGGATGCCCTGGATCGCCTCGCCCCGAAGCGCGAAAATCACGTTCTGCCTGAATCGGGCGAAACCACGGGGCAACCGGCGGACGACGCCTATATCTGGACTCCGGAAACCGGTCGTCTCGCGGCGGTTTCCAGTGTCAACCGGATCGATCTGGCGCTGATCAAGGGGGTCAACCGCCAGCGCGAGACCCTGCTCGAAAATACCCGCCGCTTCGCCCTGGGCTATCCCGCCAATAACGCGCTTCTATGGGGCGCGCGCGGCATGGGCAAGAGTTCCCTTGTCAAGGCCGTGCACGCGGCCGTCAACGACGAGTCGCAGGCGGGGGCAGGCCGGATCGCGCTGGTCGAGATCCACCGCGAGGATATTGCCACCCTGCCCGACCTGCTGAAAGCATTGCGAAACAGCCGGCGGCGCTGCCTTCTTTTTTGCGATGATCTTTCCTTTGATCTTGCCGACACCGGGTACAAATCCCTGAAGGCCGTGCTCGAGGGCGGGATCGAGGGCCGGCCCCACAACGTGCTCTTCTATGCGACCTCCAATCGCCGGCACCTGATGCCTCGCGACATGATCGAGAACGAACGCTCCACGGCGATAAGCCCCTCCGAATCGGTCGAGGAGAAGGTTTCACTCTCGGACCGGTTCGGCCTCTGGCTCGGCTTCCACCCGTGCGATCAGGATATCTATCTCGAGATCGTCCGTGCCTATGCCGCGTATTTCGATCTTGGAGATGACGGCGGGCTGGAAGACCGGTCGCTCGAATGGGCGATGACGCGGGGGGCCCGATCGGGCCGCGTCGCCTGGCAGTTCATCCAGGACGAGGCCGGACGGCAGGGGCGCATCCTCTCACCCACAGGCTAG
- a CDS encoding urate hydroxylase PuuD, with protein sequence MELDYIWWTFLVRFLHVLSGIMWIGLLYYFNFVQIPNMPNIPDDQKPAIGKVIAPAALFWFRWSAASTVLFGLILAHMNGYLMQGLALGSDGVVKHLTIGIGMWLGLIMAFNVWFVIWPNQKKALGMVEVEADAKKAAARTAMLFSRTNTALSLPMLYCMIAAQNIV encoded by the coding sequence ATGGAACTTGATTATATCTGGTGGACCTTTCTAGTCCGCTTTCTGCACGTTCTAAGCGGTATCATGTGGATCGGTCTGCTGTATTACTTCAATTTCGTGCAGATTCCCAACATGCCCAACATCCCCGATGACCAGAAGCCCGCGATCGGCAAGGTGATCGCGCCGGCGGCACTTTTCTGGTTCCGCTGGTCGGCCGCGAGCACAGTTCTGTTCGGCCTGATTCTGGCGCATATGAACGGCTACCTTATGCAGGGCCTCGCGCTCGGCAGCGACGGTGTCGTCAAGCATCTGACAATCGGCATCGGTATGTGGCTGGGCCTCATCATGGCGTTCAATGTCTGGTTCGTCATCTGGCCGAATCAGAAAAAGGCGCTCGGCATGGTGGAAGTCGAGGCCGACGCGAAGAAGGCAGCGGCCCGCACGGCCATGCTTTTTTCGCGGACGAATACGGCGCTGTCCCTCCCCATGCTCTATTGCATGATCGCGGCGCAGAATATCGTCTAG
- the serS gene encoding serine--tRNA ligase yields the protein MLDLKKIRDNPERLDAALARRRAEPLAAHVLELDSKNREIVTRLQEMQTRRNDISKEIGAKKRAGEDTDDRMNEMAGLKSGIQAAEEEARRLAADLADLLAGIPNIPDDDVPVGADEEANLEIRRIGTPPEFTFAPRDHVDIGQALGMMDFEAAAKLSGSRYVVLSGALARLERALGAFMLDVHTGEYGYTEVYPPLIVRDEAVFGTGQLPKFSEDLFSVSQDGWLIPTAEVSLTNLVADEILAEDSLPRRFTAYTPCFRSEAGAAGSDTRGMIRQHQFGKVELVSIAHPDKSDEEHERLTSAAEDILKRLGLAYRVLVLCTGDMGFSAAKTYDLEVWLPGQGRYREISSCSNCRDFQARRMKARFRAEGEKGTHFVHTLNGSGVAVGRALIAILENFQTADGSVRVPEVLVPYMGGLEVIRRDA from the coding sequence ATGCTGGACCTGAAAAAAATTCGAGACAATCCGGAACGGCTCGATGCGGCACTGGCGCGTCGCAGGGCGGAGCCGCTTGCCGCCCATGTGCTTGAACTCGACAGCAAGAATCGCGAGATCGTCACGCGGCTGCAGGAAATGCAGACACGGCGCAACGATATCTCCAAGGAAATCGGCGCAAAAAAACGCGCGGGCGAGGACACGGACGACCGGATGAATGAGATGGCCGGCCTGAAATCCGGCATCCAGGCAGCGGAAGAGGAAGCGCGTCGGTTGGCGGCCGACCTCGCGGACCTGCTGGCCGGCATCCCGAACATCCCCGATGATGATGTCCCGGTCGGGGCGGACGAGGAAGCCAATCTTGAAATCCGGCGGATCGGTACGCCGCCCGAATTCACCTTCGCGCCGCGTGACCACGTGGATATCGGACAAGCGCTGGGCATGATGGATTTCGAGGCGGCGGCCAAACTCTCGGGATCGCGCTATGTGGTTCTCTCGGGGGCCCTGGCCCGGCTCGAGCGGGCGCTTGGCGCGTTCATGCTGGACGTTCACACTGGGGAATACGGCTATACCGAGGTATATCCGCCCCTGATCGTGCGGGACGAGGCCGTGTTCGGGACCGGCCAGCTGCCGAAGTTCTCGGAGGATCTGTTTTCGGTGTCGCAGGATGGCTGGCTCATTCCAACGGCGGAAGTCTCCCTGACCAACCTGGTCGCCGATGAAATACTCGCCGAAGACAGTCTGCCCCGGCGCTTTACCGCCTATACGCCCTGCTTTCGGAGCGAGGCGGGCGCCGCCGGCAGCGACACGCGCGGCATGATCCGCCAGCATCAGTTCGGCAAGGTGGAACTGGTCTCGATCGCCCATCCTGACAAGTCAGACGAGGAACACGAGCGGCTGACGAGCGCGGCCGAAGACATCCTGAAGCGTCTCGGGCTGGCGTATCGCGTGCTGGTTCTCTGCACGGGCGATATGGGGTTCTCGGCCGCGAAGACCTACGACCTCGAGGTCTGGCTGCCTGGACAGGGGCGCTACCGGGAAATTTCGAGCTGTTCCAATTGCCGCGACTTCCAGGCCCGGCGGATGAAGGCGCGTTTCCGGGCTGAAGGAGAGAAGGGGACGCACTTCGTGCATACGCTGAACGGATCGGGCGTGGCGGTCGGGCGGGCGCTGATCGCGATCCTCGAAAATTTCCAGACCGCGGATGGCAGCGTCCGGGTGCCGGAGGTGCTGGTACCCTATATGGGCGGGCTCGAGGTGATCCGCCGGGATGCTTAA
- a CDS encoding M23 family metallopeptidase, protein MDKPSAFRQRCAHLLRLALILSGPMALAACSISLDLSGLSGRAPASSSGTVTVEKGDTVYRIAKRNNVPLRDLIAANSLRPPYLIEVGQRLHLPRPQIHVVRKGDTLYSISRAYGVSMNSLARANGLGAPYTIYAGQKLQLAATEAGTAKRTVSRRAAALPAPPARTGKGFATPVKGRIISRFGPKEGGLHNDGINIAAPRGSDVRAAQNGVVAYADSGLSGFGNLLLIKHSDGWVSAYAHTDKMLVRRGDRVTRGQVIAKVGSTGSVDRPQLHFELRRGSRALDPLPHLDGQLAALP, encoded by the coding sequence ATGGACAAGCCTTCGGCGTTCCGGCAACGCTGCGCCCATCTCCTGCGGCTGGCCCTGATTCTGTCAGGGCCGATGGCGCTCGCCGCCTGCAGCATATCACTCGACCTGTCGGGCCTTTCAGGACGGGCTCCGGCATCGTCCTCCGGCACGGTTACCGTCGAGAAGGGTGATACCGTCTATCGGATCGCGAAACGCAATAATGTCCCGTTGCGCGATCTGATTGCCGCCAACAGCCTCCGTCCGCCCTACCTTATTGAGGTCGGCCAGCGCCTGCACCTGCCCCGGCCGCAGATTCATGTCGTGCGAAAAGGGGATACGCTCTACAGCATCTCACGCGCCTACGGGGTCAGCATGAACAGCCTCGCCCGGGCCAACGGGCTGGGCGCGCCCTACACAATTTATGCCGGCCAGAAGCTTCAGCTTGCGGCCACCGAGGCCGGCACCGCCAAACGCACGGTCTCGCGTCGGGCGGCAGCGTTGCCGGCGCCGCCCGCCCGTACGGGCAAGGGATTCGCCACTCCGGTCAAAGGGCGGATCATCAGCCGTTTCGGGCCCAAGGAGGGCGGATTGCACAATGACGGGATCAATATCGCGGCGCCGCGTGGCAGCGACGTCAGGGCGGCGCAAAACGGCGTGGTCGCCTATGCAGATAGCGGGCTGAGCGGATTCGGGAATCTGCTGCTGATCAAGCACAGCGACGGCTGGGTTTCGGCCTATGCCCATACCGACAAGATGCTGGTCAGGCGTGGAGACAGGGTGACGCGGGGACAGGTTATCGCCAAGGTTGGCAGCACCGGCAGTGTCGACCGGCCGCAGCTTCATTTCGAATTGCGGCGGGGCAGCCGGGCCCTCGACCCGTTGCCGCATCTGGATGGGCAGCTCGCGGCCTTGCCCTAG
- the secF gene encoding protein translocase subunit SecF yields the protein MFNLNALRAKTNIDFMTFRRFAFVISIGVLLLSVGSVAVQKMNFGIDFVGGTLIEIRFDTPPSLADLRGELGALELGEVALQEFGDPTDVLIRIEKQPGAEREQIAAIQKVKDTLGEEGLTYRRTEFVGPQVGDELIQAGILAIVLSLLGIMIYVWFRFEWQFGIGALAALAHDVVAIVGLFSLFRLEFNLASVAAILLIAGYSINDTVVVYDRVRENMRKFRKLEFTDLVNLSINDMLSRTVLTSLTTLLALGGLFLFGGQVIRDFTLAMIVGVVVGTYSSIFVAAPLLNFMPGSDLAETTTDSRP from the coding sequence ATGTTCAATCTGAATGCTCTGCGCGCGAAGACAAATATCGATTTCATGACCTTTCGCCGGTTCGCGTTTGTGATATCGATCGGTGTCCTGCTGCTTTCCGTCGGCTCCGTCGCGGTTCAAAAAATGAACTTCGGCATTGATTTCGTCGGCGGCACACTGATTGAGATCCGTTTCGATACGCCGCCCTCGCTGGCCGACCTTCGGGGCGAGCTGGGCGCCCTTGAGTTGGGTGAAGTGGCCCTGCAGGAGTTTGGCGACCCGACGGACGTCCTGATCCGGATCGAGAAACAACCGGGCGCCGAGCGCGAGCAGATTGCCGCCATCCAGAAAGTCAAGGACACCTTGGGAGAAGAGGGGCTTACCTACCGGCGAACCGAATTCGTGGGACCGCAGGTGGGAGACGAGCTCATCCAGGCCGGAATCCTGGCGATCGTCCTCTCGCTCCTGGGTATCATGATCTACGTCTGGTTTCGCTTCGAATGGCAGTTCGGGATCGGCGCGCTTGCTGCGCTGGCCCACGATGTCGTTGCCATTGTGGGCCTTTTCTCGCTGTTCCGGCTCGAATTCAATTTGGCCTCCGTCGCCGCCATCCTGCTCATTGCGGGGTATTCCATCAACGACACGGTGGTGGTTTACGATCGTGTTCGCGAGAACATGCGAAAATTTCGCAAATTGGAGTTCACCGATCTCGTAAACCTGTCGATCAACGATATGCTGAGCCGGACAGTCCTCACCAGTCTGACGACACTGCTTGCACTGGGGGGACTGTTTCTGTTCGGCGGTCAGGTCATTCGGGACTTCACGCTGGCCATGATCGTCGGTGTCGTTGTGGGCACCTATTCTTCGATTTTCGTGGCCGCGCCGCTGCTCAATTTCATGCCTGGCTCGGACCTCGCCGAGACGACAACCGATTCCAGGCCCTGA
- the secD gene encoding protein translocase subunit SecD, protein MTRRAGMARETPRATPHMLHFPTWKILLVAAVCLMGVVFALPNLFSAKTVAEFPDWMPSNQINLGLDLQGGSHLLLEIEVDAVLRERLEAVVEALRLELRRAKVGYTGLGVSNNAVTLGLRNPGDFEAVREAIEELEPEVTVARVGEERVHATFGEEALRQLRINAVNQSIEIIRRRVDETGTREPVIQRQGQDRVLVQLPGLKDPERIKALLGRTAKMTFHLVDEKTPVADARRGRMPPGSMLVPSADDVDPQGNPVLYVVRKRVSISGDRLVDAQPSFQQNQPVVSFRFDTLGGKKFGDLTSENVNNRLAILLDGKVISAPVIRSPILGGSGIITGRFTTEEVNDLALLLRAGALPAPMTILEERSVGPSLGADSVRAGEIAGIIAFVAVTIFMIVIYRLFGVMAATALVLNMIIIIGALSLLQATLTLPGLAGIVLTVGMAVDANVLIFERIREEFAGGRTPMSAVDAGYGRALTTIIDSNLTTLIAAMFLFFFGSGPVKGFAVTLSIGIATTMFSAIMVTRFMVVTWLRRTRPVALKI, encoded by the coding sequence GTGACGCGGCGGGCCGGCATGGCCCGCGAGACGCCACGGGCCACGCCTCACATGCTTCACTTTCCTACCTGGAAAATTCTTCTTGTCGCCGCCGTTTGTCTGATGGGCGTGGTGTTCGCGCTGCCCAACCTGTTTTCAGCGAAGACAGTGGCGGAATTCCCCGATTGGATGCCAAGCAACCAGATCAATCTCGGGCTGGATCTGCAGGGCGGGTCCCATCTCTTGCTCGAAATCGAGGTCGATGCCGTGCTGCGCGAGCGCCTCGAGGCCGTGGTCGAGGCGCTTCGCCTCGAATTGCGCCGGGCCAAGGTGGGATATACGGGACTGGGAGTGTCGAACAACGCCGTCACGCTGGGTCTCAGAAATCCCGGTGATTTCGAGGCGGTGCGCGAAGCGATCGAGGAACTGGAGCCGGAGGTGACCGTCGCGCGCGTGGGCGAGGAGCGGGTCCATGCCACTTTCGGAGAAGAAGCCCTCCGGCAATTACGGATCAACGCCGTCAATCAATCCATTGAAATCATCCGGCGGCGGGTCGATGAGACCGGCACGCGCGAGCCCGTGATTCAGCGCCAGGGGCAGGATCGGGTCCTGGTCCAACTGCCGGGCCTCAAGGATCCTGAGCGTATCAAGGCCTTGCTGGGCCGCACGGCGAAGATGACGTTTCATCTCGTGGACGAGAAGACTCCGGTGGCGGATGCCCGGCGGGGACGGATGCCGCCCGGATCCATGCTGGTGCCCAGCGCCGACGATGTCGATCCGCAAGGCAATCCGGTGCTGTACGTGGTCCGCAAACGGGTCTCGATTTCAGGTGACCGCCTGGTGGACGCGCAGCCCAGTTTTCAGCAGAACCAGCCGGTCGTCTCGTTCCGTTTCGATACGCTGGGCGGCAAGAAATTTGGCGACCTGACCTCGGAAAACGTCAATAACCGTCTCGCTATCCTGCTCGACGGCAAGGTCATCAGTGCCCCTGTCATTCGCTCGCCCATCCTCGGGGGGAGCGGTATTATCACCGGCCGCTTTACGACCGAAGAAGTGAACGATCTGGCGCTCTTGTTGCGGGCGGGCGCCTTGCCCGCGCCGATGACCATTCTCGAGGAACGGTCGGTCGGTCCAAGCCTCGGGGCGGATTCCGTGCGCGCCGGCGAGATCGCGGGGATCATCGCCTTCGTCGCGGTCACCATCTTCATGATCGTTATCTACCGTCTTTTCGGGGTGATGGCGGCGACCGCTCTTGTCCTGAACATGATCATCATCATCGGGGCCCTGTCACTGCTTCAGGCGACACTGACACTGCCGGGGCTCGCGGGCATCGTTCTGACGGTCGGCATGGCGGTGGACGCCAACGTTCTTATTTTCGAGCGTATCCGCGAAGAATTCGCAGGTGGCCGAACGCCGATGTCGGCCGTGGATGCGGGCTACGGTCGCGCCCTGACGACAATCATCGATTCAAACCTGACGACACTCATCGCGGCCATGTTCCTGTTTTTCTTCGGCTCCGGGCCGGTCAAGGGTTTCGCGGTCACCCTTTCTATCGGCATCGCCACAACGATGTTCTCGGCCATCATGGTGACGCGGTTCATGGTGGTGACGTGGCTCCGACGGACGCGTCCGGTAGCACTGAAAATATAG
- a CDS encoding phytoene/squalene synthase family protein — protein MARRRSRQDLDPAFDYCVEHVRRYDHDRFLTAQFAPADRRNALLALYAFNIEISKVREVVAEPVLGQMRLQWWRDVMEAIFAGSPPSNEIARALSHTVRQFTLDREKMGRLINAREFDLLDEAPDDLAALEHYLDASAAELADLALTILGIGAEDKSTRAAARHVSLAFGLSGIVRATPFLAAQRRTMIPKASLAAAGIRPDDLFTGRPVPGLGDAARHLAERAVLHLEQAASDPKRGTDGRRVGAPVFLWGRLAGYDLARLRKSGFDPYDPRLAKTGTGRLLALIGAGLSPRRFLG, from the coding sequence ATGGCCAGACGCCGATCCAGACAGGACCTCGATCCGGCTTTCGACTATTGCGTCGAGCACGTCCGGCGGTACGACCATGACCGGTTTCTTACCGCACAATTCGCTCCGGCCGACCGGCGCAATGCGCTTCTGGCGCTTTATGCCTTCAATATCGAGATTTCCAAGGTCCGGGAGGTAGTGGCCGAGCCTGTGCTGGGACAGATGCGCCTCCAATGGTGGCGCGATGTCATGGAGGCCATTTTCGCGGGCTCTCCGCCATCCAACGAGATTGCGCGGGCACTGTCCCATACCGTCCGGCAGTTCACCCTCGACCGGGAGAAGATGGGTCGGCTCATAAACGCGCGCGAGTTCGACCTTTTGGACGAAGCGCCCGACGATCTGGCAGCGCTCGAGCATTATCTCGATGCCTCGGCCGCAGAGCTCGCCGACCTGGCCCTCACCATTCTGGGCATAGGGGCGGAGGATAAATCCACACGCGCCGCCGCGCGCCACGTGTCGCTGGCTTTCGGGCTGAGCGGGATCGTCCGGGCGACCCCGTTCCTCGCGGCACAGCGCCGAACCATGATTCCCAAAGCCTCGCTGGCAGCCGCCGGCATCCGGCCGGACGACCTTTTCACCGGCCGGCCGGTGCCCGGGTTAGGAGACGCGGCGCGTCACCTGGCCGAACGGGCCGTCCTTCATCTCGAACAGGCGGCTTCTGATCCGAAAAGAGGGACCGACGGGAGAAGGGTGGGAGCTCCTGTTTTTCTCTGGGGCCGGCTGGCGGGGTATGATCTCGCGCGGCTCCGCAAGAGCGGCTTTGACCCCTATGACCCCCGCCTCGCCAAAACGGGCACCGGGCGGCTCCTCGCCCTCATCGGGGCGGGACTTTCGCCGCGGCGATTCCTGGGCTGA
- the yajC gene encoding preprotein translocase subunit YajC translates to MLISPAFAQTGASGDGMGFATFVPLILIFVVFYFLLIRPQQKKMKEHREMVKALRRGDKIVTAGGIIGTISKVPEGDEVEVEVSRGTTVRVVRSTIQQVMSKPEPADSDEKSAEK, encoded by the coding sequence ATGCTTATTTCGCCCGCTTTCGCTCAGACCGGTGCCTCTGGCGACGGGATGGGTTTCGCCACTTTCGTGCCGCTTATCCTTATCTTCGTCGTGTTCTACTTCCTGCTCATCCGGCCGCAGCAGAAAAAGATGAAAGAGCACCGCGAAATGGTCAAGGCGCTGCGCCGCGGGGACAAGATCGTCACGGCCGGCGGCATCATCGGGACCATTTCGAAAGTGCCCGAGGGCGACGAGGTGGAGGTCGAGGTCTCGCGGGGGACGACGGTCAGAGTGGTACGCTCCACTATCCAGCAGGTCATGAGCAAGCCAGAGCCGGCGGACAGTGACGAGAAATCTGCCGAAAAATAA
- a CDS encoding Mth938-like domain-containing protein, which translates to MSDITPRVPVGAKLIQAYGDGGFRVSGERYKGSRIITPGKVLAWPVVRFEEVDGEALLDILAEEGGVELLLFGTGMALRPLPEALRAGLADRGIAAEVMDTGAACRTFNVLLAEGRQVAAALIAVD; encoded by the coding sequence TTGAGCGATATCACCCCCCGCGTCCCGGTTGGCGCGAAGCTCATCCAGGCCTATGGCGATGGCGGGTTTCGCGTCTCGGGCGAGCGATACAAGGGATCCCGGATCATCACGCCCGGCAAAGTGCTGGCCTGGCCCGTTGTCCGGTTTGAAGAGGTGGATGGCGAGGCTCTCCTCGACATCCTCGCAGAAGAGGGCGGGGTCGAGCTCCTCCTCTTCGGGACCGGAATGGCGCTTCGGCCTCTGCCGGAAGCATTGCGAGCCGGCCTGGCGGACCGCGGGATCGCGGCCGAAGTCATGGATACAGGGGCGGCCTGCCGCACGTTCAACGTACTTTTGGCCGAAGGCAGGCAGGTGGCCGCTGCCCTTATCGCTGTCGACTGA
- the trmFO gene encoding methylenetetrahydrofolate--tRNA-(uracil(54)-C(5))-methyltransferase (FADH(2)-oxidizing) TrmFO, translated as MTKPVHVIGGGLAGSEAAWQLAQAGQEVVIHEMRPARPTAAHQTGHLAELVCSNSFRSDDPEFNAVGVLHEEMRRANSLILAMADRHKVPAGGALAVDREGFARAVTETLSAHPRVRIETDEITDLPPADWDSVIVATGPLTSEPLAKAISELTGEDSLAFFDAIAPIVHTESIDMSRAWRQSRYDKIGPGADLGGDGADYINCPLDASAYEAFVQALLDGEKTTFKDWEKTTPYFEGCLPIEVLAARGRDTLRFGPMKPVGLTDPATGRRPYAVVQLRQDNSLGTLYNLVGFQTKLKHGEQVRILRTIPGLEQARFARLGGIHRNTFLNSPKLLDGTLRLRAEPRLRFAGQMTGVEGYVESAAMGLLAGRFTAAEQGGGQPAPPPVTTALGALLAHLTCHGDAASFQPMNVNFGLFPDLESPAGDGKRRMKGRARKQALARRALQDVDRWLTDSRLAA; from the coding sequence ATGACGAAACCGGTGCATGTGATCGGCGGCGGGCTCGCGGGCTCGGAAGCGGCCTGGCAGCTGGCGCAGGCGGGCCAGGAGGTGGTGATCCACGAAATGCGCCCCGCGCGGCCGACGGCGGCCCATCAGACCGGGCATCTGGCGGAGCTCGTCTGTTCCAACTCCTTTCGTTCGGACGACCCGGAATTCAATGCCGTCGGCGTTCTGCATGAGGAAATGCGGCGGGCGAACTCGCTTATCCTTGCCATGGCTGACCGGCACAAGGTCCCGGCGGGTGGCGCGCTGGCAGTGGACCGCGAGGGCTTCGCCCGGGCCGTGACCGAAACGCTTTCGGCGCATCCGCGGGTCAGGATCGAAACGGACGAAATCACGGACTTGCCGCCGGCAGACTGGGACAGCGTGATCGTCGCCACGGGACCATTGACCTCCGAGCCGCTGGCCAAGGCGATCAGCGAGTTGACGGGCGAGGACAGTCTCGCCTTCTTCGATGCTATCGCGCCGATCGTGCACACCGAATCCATCGATATGAGCCGGGCCTGGCGGCAGTCGCGTTATGACAAGATCGGCCCCGGTGCCGATCTCGGCGGCGACGGGGCGGATTACATCAACTGCCCTCTCGATGCGTCGGCATATGAAGCTTTCGTTCAAGCCTTGCTCGACGGCGAGAAAACGACCTTCAAGGACTGGGAAAAAACGACCCCTTATTTCGAGGGCTGCCTGCCGATCGAGGTGCTGGCCGCGCGAGGCCGCGATACACTCCGTTTCGGTCCGATGAAACCCGTAGGACTGACGGATCCCGCGACCGGCCGACGCCCTTATGCCGTTGTCCAGTTGCGGCAGGATAACTCGCTCGGCACGCTTTATAACCTGGTTGGATTCCAGACAAAACTGAAGCATGGCGAGCAGGTCCGCATCCTGCGCACCATTCCGGGACTGGAACAGGCGCGGTTCGCTCGCCTGGGCGGTATCCACCGCAATACCTTCCTGAACAGCCCAAAGCTTCTGGACGGCACCCTCCGCCTCAGGGCGGAGCCCAGGCTTCGGTTCGCCGGTCAGATGACAGGCGTCGAAGGATATGTGGAAAGTGCCGCGATGGGACTTCTCGCCGGGCGTTTCACGGCGGCTGAGCAGGGTGGCGGTCAGCCCGCGCCACCGCCCGTGACGACCGCACTGGGCGCGCTGCTGGCGCATCTGACCTGCCACGGGGATGCCGCGAGTTTTCAACCGATGAATGTGAATTTCGGCCTGTTCCCCGATCTGGAGTCCCCAGCGGGCGATGGCAAGCGCCGGATGAAGGGCCGGGCACGCAAGCAGGCGCTGGCCCGGCGCGCGCTCCAGGACGTCGACCGCTGGCTGACGGATAGCCGCCTGGCGGCTTAG
- the surE gene encoding 5'/3'-nucleotidase SurE has product MLKGPLNLAKSRVLLANDDGIDAPGLKLLEKILRPLVKDLWIAAPRDEQSGTGHSLTLRRPLRIIRKGRQKFAIDGTPTDAMMLAINHILRDSPPDLVLSGINRGGNLGEDVTYSGTIAAAMEGTLLGVPSIALSLVINGKKAHWPTAEKYLPLVLDKITRTDWPDNVLMNVNFPDVTADRVKGVMATQQGRRKLGDELMVGHDPRGEPYYWIGSMRTEEPTMKGSDLAAVEAGMISVTPIHLDLTHRSFLKTLRTVLN; this is encoded by the coding sequence ATGCTTAAGGGCCCGCTCAATCTTGCCAAAAGCCGGGTGCTTCTCGCCAACGACGACGGGATCGACGCGCCCGGCCTGAAGCTGCTGGAGAAGATATTGCGCCCGCTGGTCAAGGATTTGTGGATCGCGGCGCCGAGGGACGAGCAAAGCGGCACGGGCCATTCCCTCACGCTGCGCCGGCCGCTCAGAATCATCCGCAAGGGCCGGCAGAAATTCGCCATCGACGGCACGCCGACCGACGCGATGATGCTCGCGATCAACCACATCCTCAGAGACTCCCCGCCGGACCTGGTACTGTCCGGAATCAACAGAGGCGGCAATCTGGGCGAGGACGTGACCTATTCCGGCACGATCGCCGCCGCCATGGAAGGCACGCTCCTGGGGGTGCCGTCCATTGCCCTGTCGCTGGTCATCAATGGAAAGAAGGCTCACTGGCCCACGGCGGAAAAATATCTGCCCCTCGTGCTGGACAAGATCACACGCACCGATTGGCCGGATAACGTGCTGATGAACGTGAATTTTCCCGACGTCACGGCCGATCGGGTCAAAGGTGTCATGGCCACGCAGCAAGGCCGGCGCAAGCTGGGCGACGAGCTTATGGTGGGCCATGATCCAAGGGGCGAACCCTATTACTGGATCGGCAGTATGCGGACAGAGGAGCCGACGATGAAGGGCAGTGACCTGGCCGCCGTGGAGGCCGGGATGATCTCGGTGACGCCCATTCACCTCGATCTGACCCATCGCTCTTTTCTGAAAACTCTTCGGACCGTTCTGAACTGA